ACATGTCGCCATAGGTGCTGATGGCGTTCTGCGTCATCCACGGCTCCTTGTACTGCTCCTTCATGCGCCGGATCAGGTCTTCCTGGCCCTTGGCGCCCCAGTTGCCGACGGCAGACATCACCCCCTCGAGCAACTGCGGGCTGATGGTGGCCAGCACGTCCGGCTCGGCGATGGCGATGCCGAAACCGATGGTCGGGATGCGCACGTTCATCTCGTTCATCTTCTCCAGCAGCAGCTTCGAGTCCGAGATGACGGTCGGCAGGAAGAACAACAGGTCGGGCTTGCGCGAGCGCACCTGCTGAACCAGCGACGACGCATCCGACAGCGGCGGCGTGAATGTCTGGTCCACCACCAGCTTCAGCTTGTATTTGTCGAGCAGGCCGCCTTCCTTCATGGCCTTCACGGTGGAGAGCGACGCGGCCGTGTTGTCGGTGACGATGGCCACGGTCTGCGGCCGCTTGCCCGACGCCTTTTCGGCTAGATCCAAGATGGAAGGCAGCGCGATGTCGGCCTGCCGGCCGGCGGTGGCCGAGGTCTGAAAGATGTACTTGAAGCCGCGCCCGGTGATCTGGTCCGAATAGGACAGCGTGAGCATCGGCAGCTTGGCGCGTTCAGTCACCTCGGTGACGGCCAGCGTGAAAGAGCTCAGGTAGGCGCCGGTGGCCACCGACAGGTCCGGGTATTCGGACACCATGCGCTGCGCCGCGCTCTTGGCTTTCTCGGTGGAGTCACCGGAGTCGATCACCACCAGTTTCAGCCGGGCGCCACCCATCGACTGGATGCCGCCCTTCCTGTTGATGTCGTCGACCGCCAGTTCGGCGCCCATCTTCATCACCTGGCCGAAGCGCGCGTAGAGCCCGGAGGTCGGCGCGATCAGCCCGACCTGCACCGGCGCAGGATCGGCCGCCGCCGCGCTGCCGGCCACGCCCAGCAGGCCCAGGGCCGTGCCGGCGGCCCGCATGATGGCCGAACGCCTGTTCGTCGAATTCGTCTGCTTGCCCATGGTTCGTGTCTCCGTCGTGTTGGTCGTCACCTACATGCCCAGGTAGGCACGCCGCACGCGGTCGTCCGCTTCCAGCGCCTGCCTGTCGCCCTCCAGCACCA
The nucleotide sequence above comes from Xylophilus sp. GOD-11R. Encoded proteins:
- a CDS encoding ABC transporter substrate-binding protein, whose product is MGKQTNSTNRRSAIMRAAGTALGLLGVAGSAAAADPAPVQVGLIAPTSGLYARFGQVMKMGAELAVDDINRKGGIQSMGGARLKLVVIDSGDSTEKAKSAAQRMVSEYPDLSVATGAYLSSFTLAVTEVTERAKLPMLTLSYSDQITGRGFKYIFQTSATAGRQADIALPSILDLAEKASGKRPQTVAIVTDNTAASLSTVKAMKEGGLLDKYKLKLVVDQTFTPPLSDASSLVQQVRSRKPDLLFFLPTVISDSKLLLEKMNEMNVRIPTIGFGIAIAEPDVLATISPQLLEGVMSAVGNWGAKGQEDLIRRMKEQYKEPWMTQNAISTYGDMWIMKSALEKAGKADREAVATALRGLDEGRSPYFPGGVVKFDELGRRIGATLTVIQWQKGVPVTVFPEENAVAKALWPTGR